ATAGATCAAAGGGTGAAAGGATCAATACTTGGACTAGGTGAGGGATTTAAGGTCTATTTCCTTGGTTACTGTTGATCTGTGAGGTATGACAGAATCCGTACTAGGTCAGTAAGATGGCATGGTGAAACTAAACAAGGAAAGGTTGTATAAGGCTTGTTTTTTTTTCCAGAAAACTCTTCAATGTTTACATTGAGAGTCACTAGATCAAGTTTGAGGGCACAATGAAGAAGGCTCCAGTTTTTCAAAGTAGGCCATCTAGAGAAACCTGCAATGAAGGAAAGTACAACTTTGACGTTAAACATGACGTTAAACTTTTGTTGCCAATGGGAGTAGGCAATGCATGTGTTATGGTTGTATAGCATGTTAGGACAAATGAATGGAACTTTCTGGACGACTAGTGAAGCAAACACAAAGGAAGGGAAAACCCAGAAGTCTCTCTCCTTTTGGCTGTCTTAGTTACAGCAATCATATTGCACATGAAGTTTCACAAAGGCATGTTAATTTGACATCTGATTTTGCCTTTCATTTTGACTCATCCTGTCTTCATTTCTGTAAAATTATGGAAAATATTTATTGAAATGAATGAATGTGGATATAATttggactatcattaaatgtaaTTGCACAGCTTTTTACTGTGTTCCCCCTAGCAAATCACAGTTCTCGTAAATAATCAGCCAACAAGATAATGTGTTTTCACAGCATGGGTATGACATTGTCACGGTCATTCAGGTGCTGATAGCCTCAGGCAAGGTGTGACCTAGCCTGTTTCCTCAAACATGGAGGCTTCTCTTCAACAAACACAGAAGCAACCTGATGACATTAAGCTGGCTTGTAATGGAGATGGTCTCTCACCAGTAACATCCTTTCCTAACCTAAACCCTTGTAAAAAGAGACTAAACTTGACCTAATAAAAGCACTTTACTTTACGTGTACTTCTACCTATAGGactgtgtacagtatatattattTTCTGTTTAACTAATCACACTAAcctcacaaatatatatatttttcagggGGAGGCACGGCACAAAATAAGTCCAGGCATGGACCAGCAGCAGTGTATCATTGATACCCACCACATCACGACACACACCATGGGCAGAGGAGATCTTGGccggggggagggggagaagaagcTGCGCTACATGCTGAAGGACGGTAGCTGCCCCGTGGTGTTCCACCAGTCCCCGGGCCAGTGGAGCTTCTTCCTGGCCGACATCTTCACCACGCTGGTGGAGCTCCGCTGGAGGGTCATGCTCCTCATCTTCTGCCTCTCCTACATCCTCTCCTGGCTCTTCTTCAGCGTCCTCTACTTCCTGATCGCCTACGTCCACAAAGACCTGGAGGACCATGACACGGCTCCGTGTGTGGCGAACGTCCGCAGTTTCACTTCCGCCTTCCTGTACTCCATGTCGACCCAGACGACTATCGGCTACGGCTTCCGGGTGATGACGGAGAACTGCATGGTGGCCATCGTGGTGGTGACTATCCAGGCCCTGATGAGTTGCTTCATCGACACAGTTGTCATCGGCATCACCGTGGCCAAAATGGCGTGCGCGAGCAAGAGGGCGCAGACAGTGGGCTTCAGCAGCTCCGCCGTGGTCAACGCGCGCAACGGCGCCCTGTGCCTTGTGTGGCGTATCGCCGACTTCCGCAGGAACCACATCCTGGAAGGCACCGCCCGGGCGCAGCTGGTCCGCCCCACGAAGCACCCCTCTGGGATGATCTCCGTGACCTACCAGGACCTAGACATCCAGAGTAGACACCTCATCCTGGCCACCCCGGCCAGCATCGTTCACAAGCTGGAGCCTGGGAGCCCCCTCTACAGCCTGGGACCGGACAGCCTGACGGAGGAGGACTTTGACCTGGTAGTGTCCTTCACCTACACCGGTGACTCCACAGGCATCCTGCACCAGACACGCACGTCTTACACCCCAGCAGACATCCGCTGGGGCCAGCGCTTCCAGGACATGGTGCAGGTGGGGAGGAGGCACTACAAGGTAGACTATGCCCTCTTTCATCAGACCACCTGGGTGCAGACACCCATGGTCAGCGCCCAGGAGGGTGACAGGGGGAGACCGCCGACCACAGAGTCTATCGTCCAATCGCAGCAGCCGTTTGTGAGATCGAGCAGGAAATTCCGGAGGTCCTTGGCTGATGTCAGTGAGGAGGTGGTTCAGGAGGCGTGGCTCTGATGACCCTGTGAAAATCCCAAAACAGCAGAGACAGATAACTACATTGTTACATTATCGTTATATAGTACATTATCACACAGGACTTCAGGAAAGGACTTGAGTAAGTGCAATAGGGTAGCTTCATTGTAAATAACTATTTTATATCATATTTTATACTCCTTTGTTATATCCTTTATGAATGTAATAATTGAActgttattaaataaataaacaaagcgTACGTTGTTGAAGTCACATCTGACGTCCAAAAGGTCGTCCTCATTGGAACGTCTGTGTTGTGATGGACAGACTGCACCAAATCTAaaataaatatactttttttcctGATGTGATGGTCATAAAGTTTTATTCAAATACAAAAATAGCTCCCATGTTTCTTTAGTGAAAAGTCAAAAAGATGAAGATTGATTATTGTGCATTGTAGTGAAGTCATATGCAAGATATTTACAGTTCCATTGTAAACCATGTGTTTAATTCAACCTGCATCACATTCTACACTGGGGTTAAATCACAGAGCTGTTCGTTATCACTGACGACTGCGCCAGTACCTCTATATCACCAccttgtgttcagtgtgtgtgtttgcgtgcgtgctgTACTGTAGACAACTATACTCAAAAAAGTATAGATGACCTAATAAACGGATTACTTAGTGTAAGGTTGATTAAaataaagtatatattttttaaataatgtataTTATTATAACAAAATTGTAGTATTATTTTTAATAGCCCTTTTATcagtctattattattattatcgtgTGCGCGCATGGGCTTTGAACATGATGAACTATTTGATGCTGGAGTCCAAACAAGCGCTGTAGCTTTCTATTGGTCGACTACAACGACAGGGCGGGGGATAGGCACATGTGTTTTCAAAGTCCGCCCGTGCAAAGCAAAGTATCTTCTTCAGCTGAAGAGGTTGATGGCAGTAATTACGATGTCTATCCGGATATCAAATATGAACGGTGGAACCCAAATATGGATATTAACGCAAAAACCTACCTGGATGCATGGGATGTATTAGAATAAATTACCGCTGATTTGCTCTCGAAAGATCAACAGGTAAACAATGTCCCGTTACTTCGTTCTAACGGTGTAGTCTACGTGGGAATAACGGTTCAACCGTGAATAACGAGTCTTCTGTATAATGTTAGCCTACAAATTGAACCGGACATACCCTACTTTATTTCTACAAAGAGTGATCATCTAAAATATAACCAAAGAGGCCCAGACAGTGTTCATGCtaaaatattgttatttatttcagttttacTGTCTTTGATGAGGCTGTCTCATATGTATAGTGTTCAACAAGCACTTTTTTCGATATACTTCAGAGAGTTAATTAAGGAGTTAAGTATTCTGTGGGTTATAGGCTACTAATTGTGTGGGTATCGATGCGTCAGCGAGATTCAAGTATGTTTAATTTAAGCTACTCATATCCAATGAATAGCCGAGGTAATGCTCCCTTATCAGTTGGAAAGTGTTTTGACTTGACAACGAAACATAAACCGTTACTTTCTTCCTTTCCACCTGTCACGCAGAGAAAAAAGGAGCCTGTAGGCCAGCCCAGGTTGATATGATTATGCCCAGTAGCCTACACCCATTGcttcagaaaataaataaataaatataattaattGAACAGTGTTTATTCATCGCTGTTTCTTATAGTGTGTTTCTATATTTGATTATTCAATTGGCGGTTATAGACCTATGCATGAATTATGACAGTCGGCCTAGCCTACCTAAATATATTAGGCTACACTTATTTGATTAAGATTCGAATTTAAAGTTAGACTAGGAAAAATATTTCTCTCAATCATAATGTTAATTCTGACAACCCTGATTCAAAACAATGAATTAAAGCCAACTGTCAACCCTGACATCCCATAGTAGCAGGTCATTCCATAATGAATGGTGCTGCAGTGCTGCTGAATATTGGATAGAAATTATTGATCTATTTTTtgcaataatatatattttttaaaggcgCAGGTTTATGCAACCAGTTTCCATCTGTCTCAGCTGGTCCTAATTGCACGCAGGCAAAATAAACAGTTGCAGTCTGTGTGATGCAGCTAAGCCCAGTGCATACAGTCACACTCTGATGACCTGGTTAGATAAGGGTTGATGTGGAATCTAATGAATGGACTTCACAATGACAGATTTAATTTCAGGAAACAGATTGGGCGTAACTGAGGCGTGCTGTTTGTTGATTTCCAGCCCAGTCTTATTTGTTGTCCCTGACTTTCTGGACTCGGTAGACAGTATCAATTTGATACTGTAGCCAGCGTCTCTGCCGGTGTCTGATGTTCATGTTctcggtctgtcatattatgtcaGTGTGTATACAGGATATCGTTCCATTGGTTTATCCTTTCATCATTACGCTTGTTTTAGCCTTGAATGTATTTAGTGGTGTTGTGATACAACGCAGGTATTGGTAGATGGTCAGTGGGGCCAAACGACTTGTTAGATAGCAAGGAAGCATAGTGATTATGAGGTGGTTGCGGTCTGATTTGGCCTGTtaattgtaattgtaatgtgtggtgtgtggtggtgtagttagttagctgGAGAAGATTAGGACGTCCCATAGGAAGCTCATTCACAGTGAACCAGCCTCTATATCTCTCAGGATAGTAGGCCTGGCCTATGGGTCATACGTCGCTACATGAAATATTCACCGATAACCTCATGAAGTGCAGATGTAAAAATAGATCcaagttatttttattttgtagttTTATTTCAGGTGTTTCACTGATCTAGTGGTATCTCAAGACTTCAGCTGTCTTGTGTGTTCACCACAAACATGATGGATTCATCATGATACATTACATTTTAAGTAGGactttgtccatttaaaataaatacTTGTTGaattacttttttgttgttgaaagagAGTATTGTATATGGAATTAAAAGGGGATGCAGAAAGGTGGGAGGGATAGTTTGGGAGGTGGAGTTGGGGACTAAACCCCAGTCTCCGGAGGGAACAGTATAAATGCATAGCTCCCCTGGAGTTAGAACAAATTAAGTCCCAAACTCCCAATAATGCATCACGCAAATCAACACTAGTTTCTATTCCTAGTCAACCTGACAGTGACATCACTGGATGAGTAAAACAGAGATGAGGGACTTGGATGAGATGgagctttcaagacaactgggaactctgggaaaaaaaatcatgatgtcagtgatcttcatgtCGGAAAGTCTGAGTTCTAGAAAGATGCTTGAgtttcccgacttggaattccaagttggatgctTGTTTTTCTCCCCAGAGTTCCctgttgtcttgaacgcacctCTGTGCGTTTTCAAAGTCACATTCAGTGAAGAGTGCAATATTTTCAAGGGAtaataaaatgaattaaattataCACGCTGATTTCTTCTACTTTAGAGCTTTTATCTTTTACAATCAAAAGGCCGACTTAGTGTACATCAATTGGTAATAGCCTACTCTAAATACCAAGCGTTTACACCAAGGGAATTTGAGTGTGGACACGTATTCACTATCCAATATGTTTCATTGGACAAGACAGATCACACTTCATAACGAGACACAAATGTGTCTTCTCAACCCGCAAGGGCCAACCAAAATAACCATAGTGTGCAACCGACTGCCTCTCACACGGGACTTCATCCGAATGACATCTTGACCTTCTCTCTGTGACAGTGGTTCAAATCACTGTTAGTTGTTTTGGCATTAGGGTGGAAGTATGCCGGCAGACAATAATTCATACCCTGTGGTGCATTCTAATGGCTCTCTCAGGCCACACAGATGCAGTCGATAGTTACTGGGTTTTCTAGTTCAGTTGTCCTTGTTGCTCTGTTGCATGCACTGCAAGGTTATGGTTGCTTTAAAAGAGACCGTCCTGTATAGAGCTTGTTTACAGGCTGGCCCTTTAAACCTGATTACATGACTACGTTGTAGAAGTTGTTGAGTTAAGAGTAGAAGAAGAAACTGAACAGGTGTTATTCTATTCCCCTAGTAGATCATTGAAAGATCCCACAGAAAATATGGACTAAAATATGTCTACTTAACTGTTACAGTGGGGGACAAGCATTGGACATTAGcactatgtaaataaacaattgGGGGAAAACTATCAAGTAAAAAGATATTGGGAAAAGGTATGATCACTGATCTTTTTTGCAGAAACCCACATACATGGACACCACAGGAGAACGGCTTATAATAATGTCAgaaacggagcaaatggaatggcatcaaacacctggaaaccatggaaaccatgtgtttgatgtatttgatatcattccaccGATTAAGCTCCAGTCATtgccatgagcccgtcctccccaattcaggtgccaccaacctcctatgATGGATACACATAGTGGTTCCTTTGTGCTCCAATGACTTGTTTGATTAACATGAACCTGATCTGTAATGTGACTTTCAATTGGCTGGTCTAGCCTAATTAATACCAGCACTAAGCAGAGCTGAGAGGATCTGTTATCTTGTCAGCTGACACAGAACTGGAATAAAACATGTCTGTCATGTCTACAATCCCAGAGCCCAACATTTACTtaaatattctacaatgtacagtagaatgtatttgCTTCCGTGTGAATGGTCAGGTTGTGGCGCTGGCACATTTGAGTGTTGAATGCATCATTTAGACAACAGGTTGAACGCCGCTGATCTTTCCTTGTGGTTCCACCGATTAGTCTTAACCCAGACTTTTCTTTTTGCTTGTCCTTTCCACAGCCCACTTCACTGATGAGGTCCGAGACACCCATAAGAGAGGAGGACTGAGCAGGCCCCTCGCCAGCACGGCTCTCCTCTGGAGAAGCCCAGGTGCAACAGCAGCAGGGGCAGCTTTTCCCCATCCGACTCCCTAGGACCCAAAAGTCCTAAACTCCACATTTCCTCTCTTAGTGGGTCCCCGCGAGCGTTCAAAACTGTTTCTCCAACGCTTCTACCAAAAACTCAGACTGTTTTCCAGAGCAGAAGCAGCGGTTGGGCCCAGCTGCTCCTCCTCCCAGGGGGAAGCCATGGGGAGCGTGCGAAGCCACCGCTACAGCATTGTCTCCTCCGAGGAAGACGGCATGAAGCTGGCCGCCATCGCTGCCGTGCCCAACGGCTACGCCAACGGCACGGTGGCCAAGGTTCACGCGGCGCAGCAGCCGGCTGTGAGCCGCTTCGTCCAGAAGGACGGCCACTGCAACGTGCAGTTCATCAACATGAGCGAGAAGGGCCAGCGTTACCTTGCCGACCTGTTCACCACCTGTGTGGACATCCGCTGGCGCTGGATGTTGATCATCTTCTGcctgtccttcctcctctcctggcTCTTCTTCGGCTTCGTCTTCTGGCTAGTAGCGCTCTCCTACGGCGACCTGGAGAACGAGACGCAGATGTGCGTGTCTAACGTCAACAGCTTCACCGCTGCCTTCCTCTTCTCCGTGGAGACACAGACCACCATTGGCTACGGCTACCGCTACGTCACCGAGGAGTGTCCCGTGGCCGTCTTCATGGTGGTCTTCCAGAGCATCTTCGGCTGCATCATCGACGCCTTCATCATTGGCGCCGTCATGGCTAAGATGGCCAAGCCCAAGAAGAGGAACGAGACACTGATCTTCAGCCACTACGCTACGGTGGCCATGCGGGACAGCAAGCTGTGCCTGATGTGGCGCGTGGGGAACCTGCGCAAGAGCCACCTGGTGGAGGCCCATGTGCGCGCCCACCTCCTCAGGTCGCGAACCACGGCCGAAGGCGAGTATATCCCCCTGGACCAGATGGACATCGACGTGGGCTTCGACAGCGGCGTCGACCGCGTCTTCCTGGTGTCGCCCATCACCATTGTCCATGAGATCGACGAGGACAGCCCCTTGTATGAGATGAGCAAACAGGAGCTGGAAACGTCCCAGTTTGAGATGGTGGTGATCCTGGAAGGTATGGTGGAAGCCACGGCCATGACCACCCAGTGCCGCAGCTCCTACGTGGCCAGCGAGGTTCTCTGGGGCCACCGCTTCGAGCCAGTCCTGTTCGAGGAG
This sequence is a window from Oncorhynchus mykiss isolate Arlee chromosome 13, USDA_OmykA_1.1, whole genome shotgun sequence. Protein-coding genes within it:
- the LOC110487433 gene encoding inward rectifier potassium channel 16, producing MDQQQCIIDTHHITTHTMGRGDLGRGEGEKKLRYMLKDGSCPVVFHQSPGQWSFFLADIFTTLVELRWRVMLLIFCLSYILSWLFFSVLYFLIAYVHKDLEDHDTAPCVANVRSFTSAFLYSMSTQTTIGYGFRVMTENCMVAIVVVTIQALMSCFIDTVVIGITVAKMACASKRAQTVGFSSSAVVNARNGALCLVWRIADFRRNHILEGTARAQLVRPTKHPSGMISVTYQDLDIQSRHLILATPASIVHKLEPGSPLYSLGPDSLTEEDFDLVVSFTYTGDSTGILHQTRTSYTPADIRWGQRFQDMVQVGRRHYKVDYALFHQTTWVQTPMVSAQEGDRGRPPTTESIVQSQQPFVRSSRKFRRSLADVSEEVVQEAWL
- the LOC110487154 gene encoding inward rectifier potassium channel 2-like: MGSVRSHRYSIVSSEEDGMKLAAIAAVPNGYANGTVAKVHAAQQPAVSRFVQKDGHCNVQFINMSEKGQRYLADLFTTCVDIRWRWMLIIFCLSFLLSWLFFGFVFWLVALSYGDLENETQMCVSNVNSFTAAFLFSVETQTTIGYGYRYVTEECPVAVFMVVFQSIFGCIIDAFIIGAVMAKMAKPKKRNETLIFSHYATVAMRDSKLCLMWRVGNLRKSHLVEAHVRAHLLRSRTTAEGEYIPLDQMDIDVGFDSGVDRVFLVSPITIVHEIDEDSPLYEMSKQELETSQFEMVVILEGMVEATAMTTQCRSSYVASEVLWGHRFEPVLFEENNYYKVDYSRFEKTYEVSSTPQCSARDLAEKKSLVSCSNSFCYENEVALEKVEMEETFDEEKEEDGEEKEEVKMEDQGATENDIENATLEETNTDTVSVHSEHNQDTRSLTMPSEARPLRRESEI